One Pseudochaenichthys georgianus chromosome 7, fPseGeo1.2, whole genome shotgun sequence DNA segment encodes these proteins:
- the LOC117449011 gene encoding probable G-protein coupled receptor 173, translating to MGGGAIAMANGNESSEGPAGPIAVVATAGGMVAESPSSAVSTYIKLVLLGLIICISLLGNLVVSLLVLRDRALHKAPYYFLLDLCLADTIRSAICFPFVLVSIKNGSAWTYSVLSCKVVAFMAVLFCFHAAFMLFCISVTRYMAIAHHRFYSKRMTFWTCVAVVCMVWTLSVAMAFPPVFDVGTYKFIREEDQCIFEHRYFKANDTLGFMLMLAVLILATHVVYMKLLLFEYKHRKMKPVQMVPAISQNWTFHGPGATGQAAANWIAGFGRGPMPPTLLGIRQNLHNQNRRLLGMDEFKVEKQLGRMFYVITLLFLVLWSPYIVACYWRVFVKACTIPHRYLSTTVWMSFAQAGVNPIVCFFLNKDLKKGLLSHLPARCRTKPHVPREPYCVM from the coding sequence ATGGGTGGAGGGGCAATCGCGATGGCGAATGGGAACGAGAGCAGTGAAGGGCCTGCTGGGCCAATAGCAGTGGTGGCTACCGCAGGGGGCATGGTAGCGGAAAGCCCCTCCTCGGCCGTATCTACCTATATTAAGCTGGTGCTGCTCGGGCTGATCATCTGCATCAGCCTGCTGGGCAACCTGGTGGTGTCTCTGCTCGTCCTGCGGGACCGGGCCCTGCACAAAGCACCTTACTACTTCCTGCTGGACCTGTGCCTGGCAGACACCATTCGCTCTGCCATCTGCTTCCCCTTTGTGCTGGTGTCTATAAAGAACGGCTCGGCCTGGACCTACAGCGTGCTGAGCTGCAAGGTGGTGGCCTTCATGGCGGTGCTCTTCTGCTTCCACGCCGCGTTCATGCTGTTCTGCATCAGTGTGACGCGCTACATGGCCATTGCGCACCACCGCTTTTACTCCAAACGCATGACATTCTGGACGTGTGTGGCAGTGGTGTGCATGGTGTGGACACTGTCCGTGGCAATGGCGTTCCCACCAGTTTTCGATGTGGGCACATACAAATTTATTCGCGAGGAGGACCAGTGCATATTTGAGCATCGCTACTTTAAGGCTAACGACACGCTAGGTTTCATGCTAATGCTGGCTGTGCTCATTCTAGCCACACATGTTGTCTACATGAAGTTGCTCCTCTTTGAATATAAGCACCGCAAGATGAAGCCGGTCCAGATGGTGCCGGCCATCAGTCAGAACTGGACCTTCCATGGGCCGGGGGCTACTGGCCAAGCCGCAGCCAACTGGATTGCAGGCTTTGGGAGGGGGCCGATGCCGCCGACCCTGCTGGGTATCCGACAGAACTTGCACAACCAGAACCGGCGCCTGCTGGGCATGGATGAATTCAAAGTGGAGAAGCAACTTGGCAGGATGTTCTATGTGATCACCCTGCTGTTCCTGGTGCTCTGGTCACCATACATAGTGGCTTGCTACTGGCGGGTGTTTGTGAAGGCCTGTACGATACCACACCGGTACCTCTCCACCACCGTGTGGATGAGCTTCGCTCAAGCCGGGGTCAACCCTATTGTCTGTTTCTTCCTCAACAAAGACTTGAAGAAAGGGCTCCTTTCCCACCTGCCAGCCCGCTGCAGGACTAAACCTCATGTGCCACGAGAGCCTTATTGTGTCATGTGA